Within Candidatus Anoxymicrobium japonicum, the genomic segment AAGATCAACACGATATTTTTCAAGGACGTTCTCGACCTCTGCTCCCGCAACCACGTCGCGGTCATTTCGGAGGGCAGCACGCTGAAAAGCCAGTTCGCGAACGCCCTGACACTGTACTTTTGCGAGGCGGCCGGTGTGATGAAGAAACAGGGCAAGCCGTGCATCGCCTACGGATCAGAAGCGGGCAGGATGGATGATTTCGTAAAGAAAATGGCATCTGAAATGTGCGATGAGACTTACTTCATCGCGAGAACGGCGGCGTCGCTGGAGATCATCGAGAGCATGGGGCTGAAGGGCCACGTCGGCGCCGATACCGCGTGGACTTTTCCGCCCGCCGGAAAAGATTGGACAGAAAGCGAGTTGCGCGAGAAGACAGGGTGGGACGGCAAGAAGCCCATCGTCGGAATCGCGTGCATCGATCCGTGGTCGTACCCCGTCAAGCCAAGCATCTCAAAGACTGTAAAGGCCGCCGTTACGCGCAACTGGGAGAACCATTACGAGAAAGTCTATTTCTTTGCCGCTTCGGAGCGTGACGGCAAGTACCCCGCATATTTGCGGGGGATAGCCGAAGCCGTCAACAGATTTTGCAAAGAAAACGATGCCCACTCCGTCATAATAGGCATGGACTGGACCGATCTCGACGCCTGCAAGTCCTTGCAGGCTTTGATCGATGACAAACCTTACATTTTCAGCTCTCGCTTCAACGACGGACACAAGATGATCGCAATCCTTCACTCGCTTTCCATGCTCATAACATCGCGGTATCACGCGCGCGTGCTTTCCATGACCGGTGGCGTGCCGTCTATAGCGGTGTCCCTGGATGAGAGGCTCTATAACATTTACAACGAGTGCGGCCAGCTCGAGGATTACTACCTGAAAACCGATGATCCCGCCCTGGGCGAAAAGCTTTTCCCTATGATGGAAAAGATATGGGAGAACCGCGACGCGGTAAGCCGGGACATCCGCAAATCAGTGCCCCGGTACCTGAAGCAGGTTGCCAATATGGGCAAGTTCTTCCGGGGGTGGGTCTGTGAACAGTTTCCAGGCATTGAGCTCGAACCTGAGCCGACGGAGTGGCTCGGCTACCTGCCGGATCTGCATGAAGGGCTTCGCGCGATAATCAACGAAGCGAAGCAGGAGCAGTAACAGGGGGTCAGAATGGTTGCCGATGTCATCGTAATCGGAGCGGGCTGGGGAGGTCTCACGACCGCCGCGATTCTCGCTCACGCCGGGCTCGAGGTCAAGGTGCTGGAAGCCACCGGGCACGTTGGGGGCAGAGCCGCCTGCGACCGCAAAGACGGCTTTCTTGTCGATTACGGCGTCCATATCATCACATACGAGCGCGCCGGTTCGGCCGCCGCGGCCCTACGACAGATCGGTTACGATATCGATTTCGTGTCTTACGGAAAACCGTTGCTTTTTTTCGAAGGCCAGTTCATTCCGTTGCCCACCGGCGCCGGTTCTTTCCTGCAAACGCCTATCGTATCCTGGACGGACAAGCTGATAATCGCGCACGGCCTTCGCCGGCTTCTGTTTTCAAGAGTTGGCCGGTTCACAGACACGCCGATCGAACAGTTTATGCCGGGCGCTGGCAGAGAAGCCATCGAGGAGTTTTACAGAATCCTCGCGACAAGCGGGCTGGCAATCCCAACAATAGAAATTGCGAGCGCGGGCAGTTTCGCGAAGTTCCTCAGAAGGGCTCTTTTGTCGCGTGAGAAAGTCGCGTATCCCCGCGGGGGAATGCTCCAGATCAACAATGCGCTGTCTGAGAAAATAATGGAATCCGGAGAGATATCCTTCAACAGCAGAGTGAAAGCGCTGATTGTCGAGAACGGCAAGGTCGAATCCGTGAAAGTGCGCGAGGAAGACCTGCGCGCCAGAGCGGTGGTGCTCGCCATCCCCGCGCAAAACATTCCGGGCCTCGTCGCGGACGGGCTTGATAACGAATTCAAAAAGAAGTGCGCGTCACTCATCCCAACGGCCGGCATCTCAATCGACCTGTGTCTCAACAAGCCCGTGTCTGACATCGACGGCGTCTTCCTGACAGTGGATCCGATCCTGGTATGCCAGTTTACGTCAAACGTCGATCCGAGCACCGCGCCTGAAGGCAAGCAGCTTGCGACTTTCTATTATCCGCTCCCGCAGGAAGTTATGAACGACAAGGCCCGCCTGAAAGCCGAAGAGGATCGATCCATGGCAAAGATAAATGATATGTTCCCGGGCATCATGGATCACGTCGAATGGGAACGCGTGCTCCGGCTCGCGATGATCGACGGGTTCGAGCCGCGGATCGGACAGACGGCGAAAGATCGCCCTGGCGTTCGCGTTCAAGGCGTCGACAACCTGTTTCTCTCAGGGGATTGCGTCAGCGCGGAAGGAAAAGGTGGCGACGTCGCTTTCGCCTCCGGGGTCGAGGCGGCAAACGCCGTGCTCGACTTCTTGAAATAGGCCAGAGATTATGAACGACCTCGATCTGACCGGCGAGCGAACGCTTCCCGGCATCTCCCGCGAAAACTACTGGTACACGCGGCACGTCGTCGCCTATGAGCACGCGCTCGCTATGGCGCGTGGAAAGAGCGTAATAGACATCGGATGCGGTGAGGGGTACGGCGCCGCGATCCTGACAGGCGAAGCGGCGAGTGTGCTTGGCATAGATATCGCCCACGAGGTTGTCTCCCACGCGAGGGACACGTATCACGCGTCGAACCTATCCTTTGAGGTCATGGACGTCAACCGCCTGGAGCTCGCCGACGCGTCATTCGACCTTGCCGTCTCTTTCCAGGTGGTCGAGCACCTGGCGGACGTTTCAGGATACTTCGCCGGAATAGCGCGTGTATTGAAACCAGGTGGAGTGGCGTTTCTCACGACACCAAATCGACTCACCATCTCCAAGGGAAGCGATCGGCCGGTGAACCCGTTCCACCTTCGCGAGTACACGCCTGACGAGTTCGCCCGGACACTCGAAGCTCACTTCGAGACAGTGGAGGTGTCGGGGATATTCCACGCGGGCTGGCTATCGTTCAACGAGCGATTGCCCGTGGTCGATTTCATCAAGATATACGAGATGAGCAAAGCCAACCCGAGGTACTGGACTCACCGCGCCCTGACCCCGCTCGTCCGCCCCCGAGACTTCAGAGTTGGAGGAGGCGACCTGTCGCGTTGCCTCGATATCTGTGCCGTATGCACGGCGGCGAATGCTTTGATGAGGAACGGCAGGCCGTGAAAGGATACTTTTCGCTGGTCCTGCACACCCACATGCCGTATGTTCGCAAGAACGGCGCGTTCCCGGTCGGCGAGGATTGGCTCTACCAGGCGATGAGCGAAACTTATCTGCCTCTTCTGGGAATGCTCGCGCAACTCGAGTACGAAGGCGCCGGCCCATGCCTCGCGCTCACAATGACTCCTGTGCTCTGTGAACAACTCGCCGATCCGTACATCCAGGAGCGTTTCGTCACCTATCTCAAGACGATGCAAGATCACGCGGCGGACGACATCAAGGATTTCGTCTATTTCAACGACGAGTCGCGCAAGGCGCTCGCCGAGACGCACCGCGAGGAGTTCAGGCGGAAGCTGATGGCGTTTCTGGCGATCGACGGTGACCTGCTGGCGGCGTTCGCCTCGTTCGAGGAACAGGGGCTCATAGAGATAATAGCGTCTTGCGCCACACACGCTTTTCTTCCCGCTCAGCGCTCTGTCGAAAGCGCGCGAGAACAGGTGCGACTGGGCGTCGAATCTCACCGTGGGCGCTTTGGCGCGCAGCCCCGAGGTTTCTGGATACCGGAGTGCGCGTACACGGGAGGGCTCGAGGAACTGCTGGAATCAGAAGGCATCCAATACTTCATCGTCGACTCCTCCGCGCTCGACGGCCGGCCCGCCGGGAGGCCGAACCTGGTCGGCAAGTCAAACGTCGTTGCGCTGGCACGCAGCGACCGGGCGCACGCGAACGCGTGGGACGAACTCTCGGGCTATCCGACTGACGGACGATATCTCGATTCGACAAAGTATTATCACTCCTCGGGCCTGCACTACTGGAGAGTGACCGGTCCCGGGGTCGATATCGAGAACAAAGAACCCTATGAGCCGAAAAACGCCAGGATACGCGCCTTCGAACACTCAGAGCATTTCATCGGGGATGTCATCCGCGAAGCCGAGTCGATAACAGCCGCTGGTGGCAGATTCGAGAGAGACGGGGAAACGGTCTCGTGGGTCGATCCTCCGCTCGTCCTCGCGTCTTACGATACCGAGTTTCTCGGCCACGGATGGAAAGAAGGAATATACTGGCTGGAGCTGACATTGCGTTCCCTCTCGGCTGGCGAGAGTGTAAGATTGACGACGCCATCCCGATTCCTCGCGGATAACCTCGAGCGGCTACGATCAGGCCTCCTTTCGACCACGTGGGGAACCGACCGCGACCACTCGACCTGGGTCAACCAGGAAACCGCCTGGATGTGGGAAGAAATCTATAGCGCGCAAGAGAGGCTGCGCGGGCTAATGGCGGGTGGCCCTCCCCATGCGGGCGCTTCAATCGAGACGCGCGCGCTCGAGCAGGCCGTGCGCGAGGTGCTCCTGCTGGAGTCCAGCGATTGGCCGTACATGGTTGCAAAGAACCGCGCCCGGGGCTATGCTGATGAACGGTTCCGCGCCCACATCGAGCGCTTCACAACGCTTGCGGACGCGATCGAGAAAGGGAAGTTGGGCGATATAACACAAGAACTTGGCGAGATCGAGGAAACGGACAACATATTCGCGGAGCTCGATCTCAGCGGAATGCAAAAAGGGGTCTGACCCCTTTTTGCGCTAAGTGCAGGAAGGGAAAGTAGAACATGCGAGTGCTGCTCTTGAGCTGGGAGTACCCGCCGCGCATCGTGGGCGGCCTTGGAAGGCATGTCTATCATCTGGCGACATCGCTCGCGGCGCAGGGCATCAAGGTTCACGTGGTTACCAAAGATCACCCGGGGGCGCCTGAGTACGAGGAGTCCGAGGGCGTGCACGTCTATCGCGTGGTCAACTATCCGCCTGATATCCCGCAAGACGAATGGGTATCCTGGACGTTGCAGTTCAACGTCGCTCTGCTGGAGAAGGCCGTAGCGCTCATCAACGACCTCAAGAGCGTAAATGTCATCCACGCGCACGACTGGCTGGTAGCCCACGCGGCCACGAGTCTCAAGCACGCGTACAAGATCCCGCTCGTCGCGACGATTCACGCGACGGAGTACGGGCGCCACCAGGGTCACCTGCCCGGGCCCATGAACAAGCTCATCCACCAGGTCGAGTGGTGGCTGATGTTCGAGTCGGCGAGAACCATCTGTTGCAGCCAGTACATGATGGATCAACTCACGGACGTCTTCCAGCTTCCTCCCGAGAAGGTGGAGGTCATCCCGAACGGGATAGACCGGACAAGCTTCAAGCGCGACGCCACCATCGACCTGTGTCGCAAGAAGTACGTGCCACCGGGCGACAAACTGGTCTTCTTCGTCGGTCGGCTGGTCTATGAGAAAGGCGTGCAGACGGTTATCGAGGCCATGCCTCTCATTTTGAAAAAGATCCCGAACGTGACATTTGTCGTCGCGGGGAGCGGCCCTCACCTCAACCAACTCAAGTCGCTCGTCAGCGCTTTGGGTCTGGGCGAGAAAATTATATTCACGGGGCACCTGGACACTGACGCGCTTTGCGCGTTTTACAAAAGCGCGGATCTCACAGTCGTTCCAAGCCTGTACGAGCCATTCGGCATGGTCGTGCTCGAATCGATGGCGATGGGAACACCCACCATTGTGGCCGATACGGGGGGGCTATCGGAGATCGTAGCCCACGAGGAAACGGGCCTCAAGTTCGAGCCCGGCAACCCCGACTCGCTCGCGGGCGCCATGCTCCGCGTTCTCGAAGATCCGGAGTTGAACGCCCGCATCACCTCCGACGCGATGTCATACATGGGTGATACGTACAACTGGAGTCAGATCACCAGGCGCACCCTCGATGTTTACCGGCGCGCCGAGCGCGGCTACGAGTACAGCCCGCGCACCCTCAAGCTCTGCCCTCCCCTGCCCTTTGATGCCACCGGCTAGCCGGGAAACCGCCGCGCCCGCTTGAGGGCGACCTCTCAAGGCCATGCCATGTCCGCGCCTTTAGAGACGCGGCTCAAGGAGACGCGCGGCCCGTCAGGTAATCCGCGGCGAGCTCAGGCGTCGTGACGTTGATCATCATAGACGTGCCGATCTCGAACCCGCCGTGCGTCGTAAATCTGGGAAACATCTCGGCGTGCCAGTGGTAGTACGGATACTTTGACCCATCCGTCGGCGCCGAGTGCATGTAGCAGTTGTATGGAGTGTCACCGAACTTTTCATGGTACTTGCCAAGCACATCACGCACGACGGGCGCGAACTCCTCCAGATCGCTGTCTTTGATCATGTCGTACGACTCCTGGTGGTCGCGCGGGATTATCCAGACCTCAAAAGGAAAGCGCGAAGCGAACGGCGCGATCGCCACAAACGAGCCGTTCTTCGCTATCACGCGGCGCGAGGCCTCCAACTCGCTCGAAATGATGCGGCAAAATACGCACTCCCCGTGGTGAGAGTGATGCCATGACGCGCCGGCAAGTTCCTGCTGCAGCAACGGCGGGACGACAGGCATCCCGAAAAGTTGGGAATGGGAGTGTTCCAGGGACGAGCCAGCGCGCTGTCCGTGATTTACAATGATGTGCACGTCGCGCACGCGCTCGTCCACGGCAACGGCGCTGTAACGGTGACGCCAGACCCGAAGAACCAGTTCGACATCTTCCACCGGCATGGTTCCAAGACTCTCTGAGTGCGATGGGCTATGGATTATCACCTCGTGCGAGCCTTCAGCCGACCGGCGCGGGAAAAGAGACTCCCCCGACAGAA encodes:
- a CDS encoding SAM-dependent methyltransferase, which translates into the protein MNDLDLTGERTLPGISRENYWYTRHVVAYEHALAMARGKSVIDIGCGEGYGAAILTGEAASVLGIDIAHEVVSHARDTYHASNLSFEVMDVNRLELADASFDLAVSFQVVEHLADVSGYFAGIARVLKPGGVAFLTTPNRLTISKGSDRPVNPFHLREYTPDEFARTLEAHFETVEVSGIFHAGWLSFNERLPVVDFIKIYEMSKANPRYWTHRALTPLVRPRDFRVGGGDLSRCLDICAVCTAANALMRNGRP
- a CDS encoding glycosyl transferase family 1; its protein translation is MRVLLLSWEYPPRIVGGLGRHVYHLATSLAAQGIKVHVVTKDHPGAPEYEESEGVHVYRVVNYPPDIPQDEWVSWTLQFNVALLEKAVALINDLKSVNVIHAHDWLVAHAATSLKHAYKIPLVATIHATEYGRHQGHLPGPMNKLIHQVEWWLMFESARTICCSQYMMDQLTDVFQLPPEKVEVIPNGIDRTSFKRDATIDLCRKKYVPPGDKLVFFVGRLVYEKGVQTVIEAMPLILKKIPNVTFVVAGSGPHLNQLKSLVSALGLGEKIIFTGHLDTDALCAFYKSADLTVVPSLYEPFGMVVLESMAMGTPTIVADTGGLSEIVAHEETGLKFEPGNPDSLAGAMLRVLEDPELNARITSDAMSYMGDTYNWSQITRRTLDVYRRAERGYEYSPRTLKLCPPLPFDATG
- a CDS encoding galactose-1-phosphate uridylyltransferase — its product is MKERRGGGEVETVTLTDPDFVGDAVTQPGVCHVMSELRQDIVTGLWVAFATDRAARPSDFPESRISLAYDETEKCPLCSGHEIMTPLEVFAIRPEGGKPNTPGWRVRVVPNKFPVFCTGEKFLSGESLFPRRSAEGSHEVIIHSPSHSESLGTMPVEDVELVLRVWRHRYSAVAVDERVRDVHIIVNHGQRAGSSLEHSHSQLFGMPVVPPLLQQELAGASWHHSHHGECVFCRIISSELEASRRVIAKNGSFVAIAPFASRFPFEVWIIPRDHQESYDMIKDSDLEEFAPVVRDVLGKYHEKFGDTPYNCYMHSAPTDGSKYPYYHWHAEMFPRFTTHGGFEIGTSMMINVTTPELAADYLTGRASP